The following coding sequences are from one Lysinibacillus sp. FSL W8-0992 window:
- the spoVT gene encoding stage V sporulation protein T, which translates to MKATGIVRRIDDLGRVVIPKEIRRTLRIREGDPLEIYTDREGEIILKKYSPINDLGEFAREYVETLYETLGTPAFVTDRDEVIAVAGIGKKEYINRRITSFAEGFMDERSTKIEKMETTIEIVPGQYEQVKSYCATPIMVNGDPIGCIIVLSKVHFVGEVEVKVVETAANFLAKQMNN; encoded by the coding sequence ATGAAAGCAACAGGAATTGTTCGTCGTATAGATGATTTAGGACGTGTGGTAATACCGAAAGAAATTCGTAGAACGCTACGTATTCGCGAAGGTGACCCGTTAGAAATTTATACGGACCGTGAAGGTGAAATCATTTTGAAAAAGTATTCTCCAATTAATGATTTAGGAGAATTCGCACGTGAGTATGTAGAAACATTGTATGAAACGCTAGGTACTCCAGCGTTTGTAACAGACCGAGACGAAGTAATCGCTGTTGCAGGGATTGGCAAGAAAGAATATATTAATCGCCGTATTACATCTTTTGCAGAAGGATTTATGGACGAACGCTCAACAAAAATTGAGAAAATGGAAACAACTATTGAAATTGTTCCTGGACAATATGAACAAGTTAAATCATATTGTGCAACACCAATCATGGTGAATGGTGATCCAATTGGTTGTATCATTGTTTTATCTAAAGTACATTTTGTTGGCGAAGTAGAAGTAAAAGTAGTGGAAACAGCAGCTAATTTCTTAGCAAAACAAATGAATAATTGA